The DNA region AGGAGGTTGCCGAGGATCTGCTCCAGCCGCTGCAGGTCGGCCGCGAGCGGCGGGAGCTCCTCCGCCGGCAGGATCTCGAGCTTCTGGGCGCGGGCTTCGGCCCGCGGGGTGAAGCGGGCGGCCACGCGCCGCATCAGCCGCGCGGGGTCGACTTCGCTTTTTTCGAGCTCCAGCCGGCCGGCGTCGGCCAACTCGAGCGTCCGCAATTCCTCCACCAAGCGGTCCAGCAGTTCGGCACTTTCGCGGATCGGCGTCAGGTTCTCCGTCGTGAGCGGATACACTCCATCGGAGAGGGCGTCCAAGTTGGCGCGGATCACCGACAGCGGCGTGCGCAGTTCGTGGGCGATGTCGGCCGTCATTTCCTTGCGCAGGATCTCCTGCCGCTCGATTTCCGACATCATTCCCTGGAACGAGCGGGTCAGGTCGCCGACCTCGTCGCCGGAGGGCGCGGGCAGGCTCAGGCCGCGCTCCCCGCGCGCGAAGCGCCGGACGGCGGCGGTGAGCTGGCGCAAGGGCGAGGTCAGGCTCCGGCTGAGGACGAGCGCGATCGCCAGCCCGGCAATTCCGGCGGTGGCCGCCGTTCCCCACAGCACCCGGTTCACCGCCGAGAGCAGCGGTTCCTCCGGATTGCGCGCGGAGCCGCTCATCGACACCAGCTGTCCGAACATCCGCTCGCCCTGCCGGATCGGCACCGATACGGCTTCCGGCGGCATCTCAAACGGCTCCCCGGTCAGTTCCCCGGCGCTGTCGACCGCCACCCTGCCGTCCAAATCGACCACCAGCCACCGCGCGTTGCGCATTTGTTGGATCGGGCCGGGTGCGCTAAGGACGATCTCGGCGCCGTTCCAGGATTGGTTGGCGCTGAAGTAGGCGGCCAGCTCGCGGGCCAGCATGTGGTTGGGCAGCATCTCGTTTTGCAGGAGGGCGCCGCGCATCTCGCGCCCGGCCGTGCGGCCGGTGAAGAAGACCACCGCGGCCAGGGTCGAGAGCAGCAGCAGGGCGAAGGCCAGCAGGATTTTCGTCGCGAGGCGCATCGTCAGGCTTCGGCGAATTTGTAGCCGATCCCGAACACGGTCAGGATCCGGACGGGATGCTTCGGGTCCGGTTCGATTTTTGCCCGCAGGTTCTTTATGTGGACGTCGATCGTGCGTTCATACCCCTCGTAAGCGGCGCCCTGGCCCGCTTCGAGCAGCTGCATGCGGGTGAACACCCTTCCCGGCCGGGCGGCCATCGCCGAGAGCAGGCTGAACTCGGTGGGGGTCAGTTCCAGCGCCCGATCCCCGCGCCGGACCGTGTGGCGGTTCCGATCGATTTCCAGATCGGCGATGCGGATCACTTCGGCTGAATCCGCCCCGCCCCGGGCGCGGCGCAAAATAGCCCGCACCCGCGCCACCACCTCGCGCGGCGAAAACGGCTTGGTGACGTAGTCGTCCGCGCCCAGCTCGAGCCCCACCAGCCGGTCGGTTTCCTCCACCCGGGCGGTCAGCATCAGGATCGGCGTCTGCCCCTGGCGGCGAATTTCGCGGGCTACATCGAGCCCGTCCATCCCCGGCAGGTTCAGGTCCAGGATCACCAGATCCGGATTCTCGGCATGGAAGGCCTGCAATCCTTCATCGCCGCGATAGGCGGCGGAAACCTGGAACCCCGCTTTTTCCAGGTAGGAGCGGACCACGCGCACGAGCTGAGGTTCATCGTCCACAACTAGGATTTTGGCGCCCATAGCTTCCATTATATGGGAAAGCGGGGATGGCCTCTTCCGGCCGCAACGGCGGATTCCCGGATCCGGAAGGATCCGGGAATCCGCCGCCGGTTGGCGAAGGCTTAGCGGCGCTTCTTGCCGCAGAACGGGCATGCCACCCACCCCGGATCGAGGGGCTTGGCGCAGTATGCGCATGGCTCCACCGGCGCGGCCGGCGCGGCCGGCGCCGGAGAAGGCGCGGGCCGTTTGAGAAGGGCGTAGACCAGGGCCGCCAATCCGCCGATCCCCAACAGGGGGAAGGCCAGGCGGAACAGAGAGCCGGCTCCTCCAAGCAAACCGCCGCCGATCATCCCGCGGTGAATCATTCTGGATCCGATGAGGCGGGGCATCGCCGCCGCCGGAAAGCCGCCGAACAACGGCAGGGCGATGCAGAAGGCCAGCAGGAAGACCGCAAATCCGAAGAGAATCCACTTCCAGGTATTTTTCATTTTTTTCACTCCCATTCTTCACCGGCGGGGTTTCTCGACCGGCGACCTTTGCGTTAATCCGACGATTCCTCGCAAACGCAGCCATCCGGACCGCGGCGGCCGATCCGATCCGATTCCGCCGGTTTGGTTCTTTGCGTTTTCTCCGCCGAATCCGGATCCGCGTTCCGATACCCCGGACCGCCGGGAAAACGCCCGCCTGATTGCGGTCCGCCGCCCCGCAATCGCCAGGGCATTTCCGGGGCCGGGGAGTCCGATCCGCAGACGGCTTGGAGGATGTCGCTTCGATACGTTTCCAAAAGCCGGCTTCCGCCGTAGGCCGCGCCGACGCCCAACGCCGCGGCAAGAACGGCCACGGCTGTTACGATCAACACTTTGCGCATGAAACCCTC from Anaerolineales bacterium includes:
- a CDS encoding HAMP domain-containing protein, with translation MRLATKILLAFALLLLSTLAAVVFFTGRTAGREMRGALLQNEMLPNHMLARELAAYFSANQSWNGAEIVLSAPGPIQQMRNARWLVVDLDGRVAVDSAGELTGEPFEMPPEAVSVPIRQGERMFGQLVSMSGSARNPEEPLLSAVNRVLWGTAATAGIAGLAIALVLSRSLTSPLRQLTAAVRRFARGERGLSLPAPSGDEVGDLTRSFQGMMSEIERQEILRKEMTADIAHELRTPLSVIRANLDALSDGVYPLTTENLTPIRESAELLDRLVEELRTLELADAGRLELEKSEVDPARLMRRVAARFTPRAEARAQKLEILPAEELPPLAADLQRLEQILGNLLDNALRHTPGGGTIRLGGVTNGTAVSIFVEDTGPGIPPDALARVFERFYRLDSGRARDEGGSGLGLAIARKLAEAHGGTLTAENRVEGGARFVLKIPAKPE
- a CDS encoding response regulator transcription factor — its product is MGAKILVVDDEPQLVRVVRSYLEKAGFQVSAAYRGDEGLQAFHAENPDLVILDLNLPGMDGLDVAREIRRQGQTPILMLTARVEETDRLVGLELGADDYVTKPFSPREVVARVRAILRRARGGADSAEVIRIADLEIDRNRHTVRRGDRALELTPTEFSLLSAMAARPGRVFTRMQLLEAGQGAAYEGYERTIDVHIKNLRAKIEPDPKHPVRILTVFGIGYKFAEA